The DNA region GTGATCCGCGAACCCCTCGCGATCTTGATCGACGTGCTCATCGCTTTTCCGACGCTCCTCATCGCGATCATGCTCACGGCGGTGTTCGGCTCGAGCATCACGATCGTCGTTGTCGCGGTGGGCCTCGGTTACGGGGTGCAGATCGCCCGCGTCGTCAAAGCCGAGCTCAGGCAGGTTGCCGGCGCCGACTACGTGCTCGCGGCACGGGCCGCGGGGCTCTCACGCTGGCGCATTCTCACCAAGCACCTCATTCCCGGGGTTTCCTCGGTACTGTTTGTGCAGCTCTCGCTCTCGATGGGGCTCGCCGTGCTCGCAGAATCCGGCCTCAGTTACCTCGGCTTCGGCGCGCCACGAGACATGCCGTCGTGGGGCACGATGCTCGCCGAAACGCAGCGCTACATCGGTGTGCACCCCGAGGTTGTCCTGTGGCCCGGCCTCGCGATCACCCTCGTGGTG from Leucobacter sp. UCMA 4100 includes:
- a CDS encoding ABC transporter permease, translated to MKSARTVFALTIIGLTVGLALLSLFWLPHDPSYASAQNTWLPPSPDHWLGTDGSGRDIASRLIIGSRVTVIVALGTVAFAGVLGLLLAIPQALGPRVIREPLAILIDVLIAFPTLLIAIMLTAVFGSSITIVVVAVGLGYGVQIARVVKAELRQVAGADYVLAARAAGLSRWRILTKHLIPGVSSVLFVQLSLSMGLAVLAESGLSYLGFGAPRDMPSWGTMLAETQRYIGVHPEVVLWPGLAITLVVLAFYLIGDVLRESLDPALHGNKPIARRTALGVQA